The sequence GCCCACGGCCCCGGCTCTCCCGGTTGGAGGCCGGTGCTGTTGACAACGCGCAGGGCCTCGTCTAATGATTCATTCACTAAATCAATGAAAGGGGTGCGGGTTGAGCCGTACGACCCCATCCGGCGCGCGCGACGCCATGCGCGCCAGGAACCAGCGCGAGGTGTTCGAGGAGGTCCACAGGCGCGGCCCCATCTCGCGGGCCGAGATCGCCGCGAACCTCAACCTGAGCCCGGCCGCGGTCACGAACATCTCGGCCGAGCTGATCGCCCGCGGGCTGCTCTACGAGGCGCGCGAGGCGGAGACCGGCGGCGTGGGTCGCAAGGCCATCCTGCTCGAGGTCGACTACTCCCTCGCGCGGGTGGCCGGCATCAAGGTGAGCCCCGCGGCCATCACCTGCGCGGTCACGAACCTGGGCGCCCAGGTGGAGACGACGGCGACCCGCCCCCTGGCGGACACCGCGCCCGACACCGTGGTCGAGGAGATCGCGTCGCTCCTGCACGAGCTGGGTGCGCTGGACGTGGCGGCCCTGGGCGTGAACCTCCCCGGGGTCGTGGCGGACGACGGCACCACGGTGAGACACTCGCCGCTGCTCGGGTGGCGCACGGTGCCCATCGGACGCCTCCTCGCACAGCGGCTCGGCGTGCCCGTGACCGTCGAGAACGACGTGAACGCCCTGGCCCTGGCCGAGGCCTGGTTCGGCTACGGGCGCGGCCACGCCGACTTCCTCACCCTGACCCTCGGACGGGGCGTGGGCCTGGGCATCGTCATCGGCGGCGACGTCTACCGCGGCCCGCGCGGCGGCGCCGGCGA comes from Trueperaceae bacterium and encodes:
- a CDS encoding ROK family transcriptional regulator; translation: MSRTTPSGARDAMRARNQREVFEEVHRRGPISRAEIAANLNLSPAAVTNISAELIARGLLYEAREAETGGVGRKAILLEVDYSLARVAGIKVSPAAITCAVTNLGAQVETTATRPLADTAPDTVVEEIASLLHELGALDVAALGVNLPGVVADDGTTVRHSPLLGWRTVPIGRLLAQRLGVPVTVENDVNALALAEAWFGYGRGHADFLTLTLGRGVGLGIVIGGDVYRGPRGGAGEFGHVVLDPEGPETANARRGSLEAYLSDDALLRGASAAGIPEAEASTPEELTALAQAGDPRAARVFARAGEVLGRALSILVDIFAPTLIVLSGEGMRAGDLLLPTARRVLEETAFGDLGREVELVVDTWGDDAWARGAAGLAASLYLLEAASRTGGEAQPV